The nucleotide window GTTTGCGCCGGGTGCCTTTACGCCAGGCGGTTGCGCAGGAGGCTTTTCACACGTTCACCCCCTTCCCTTCAGGGAAGGGGGCGGGGGTTAGGTCGCCCCGCACGCGCCCTCGATCCGCTTCGGTCTCTTCGGACAGAAGTTGGAGGGTCGGTCACTTCCGAGCGTAAGGTGGGCCATGCCGAACGGTACACTTCAGGACCTGCTCACGGCGTTCGACCCGGAACGGCCGCTGGAGCGGGCCGGCACCATTCCGAACACGTGGTACACGGCGCCCGAGATTTACGCGCTGGAGCGTGACGCGGTGTTCGCCCGCACCTGGCAGATGGTCGGGCGGGCCGATCAAGTCGCGAACCCGGGTCAGTACCTGACGGCCGACATCGCCGGCGAACCCGTTCTCGTGGTGCGCAACGAGAGCGGTGATTTGAAGGCGTTCTTCAACGTCTGCCGGCACCGGGCCGCACGTTTGTGTACCGACGAATGCGGCACCGTCACGAAGCTCCGGTGCCGCTACCACGGGTGGACCTACGACCTCAGCGGGGCGCTTCGGGGGGTACCCGAGTTCGACGGCGTTCAGGACTTCCGCCGCGAGGACAACGGCCTGCCGCCGGTCGCGGTGGCGGTGTGGGGGCCGTTCGTGTGGGTACACCTCACCCCGCCGCGCGAACCCGTCGACGCGTACCTGGGTCCGTTGGTCTCGTGGGCGGCGGGAGCGGCTCTGGGCGACCTCAAGTGGCACGCCCGCAGGAGCTACGACCTTCGGTGCAACTGGAAGGTGTACGTCGATAACTACCTGGACGGCGGGTATCACGTGAACACCGTCCACCCGGCCCTCGCGGGGACGCTCGATTACACGAATTACCGCACCACCTGCGACGGGAACGCGGTACTACAAAGCAGCCCGACCAAGCCGGCGGAAGGCGACGCGGGGCAGACCCGCACCGGCGACGCGGCGTACTGGTGGCTGTACCCGAACTTCATGCTCAACGCCTACGCCGGAGTGATGGATACGAACCTGGTGCTGCCGCTGGGGCCGGACCGGTGCCGGGTGGTTTTCGACTTTTATTTCGCCGATTCGCTCGATCATGACTTCAGGCGCAAAAGTGTTGAAGTCGCCGAGCAGGTGCAGCAAGAAGACATCGGGGTGTGCGAAGAGGTGCAGCGGAACCTGCATAGCCGCAGCTTCTCGACCGGCCGGTTCAGCGTGAAGCGCGAGAACGGCGGGCACCACTTCCACGCAAAGCTGGGGCGCGTGCTCCGGGGGTTCGCAGGTTAGCGCTCGGCCCGCCGGGTCGTGGCGGTTCTCAAGTGACGGAGCATTTTTCGTGAACGACGAGTCGGGGGCGCAATTTAGGTCCGGGCTGATGTTCGGGCTGGTGGCGTACCTGTGGTGGGGGCTGGTGCCCCTGTACTTCGCCGCGCTGGCCGCCTTCGGCGTGCCCGCGTGGGAGATCCTGGCCCACCGCATCGCGTGGTCGCTTCCCATCATGGCCCTGCTCACGCTCGCCCTGGCGGGCTGGAAAGACGTGGTCCGCGTCCTGCGGTCCCGGGCGCTCGTTTCAACGCTCCTGCTCTCGGCGTGCCTGCTCGCGCTCAACTGGCTCATCTACATCTACGCCACCGTCACCAACCGCGTCGTCGAGGCGAGCCTCGGTTACTACATGATGCCGCTGGTGAACGCGGCCCTCGCGCCCATCTTCCTGAAAGAAAAGCTGCGGCCGGCGCAGTTCCCGGCGCTGGTGCTGGTGGCGCTCGGTGTCGCCATTCCGTTCGCCTGGAACGGCAACTTCACCTGGATCGCCGTGGCCCTGCCGATCACCTTTGGCGCGTACGGCCTCGTGCGCAAGAAGGTGGCGGTCGAGAGCATGACCGGGCTGACGGTGGAAACGATTCTCATGCTCCCGCCGTCGCTCGGGTTCCTCCTGTACCTGTCGGCCACGGGACAGAACCACATGACCCCGACCGACTGGCGGCTCAACGCGCTGATCGCCTTCAGCGGCATCGTCACCGTTGTCCCGCTCCTCACCTACACGCTGTCGCTGCGCCGGTTGCCGCTGCTGGCGGTGAGCTTCATTCAGTTCCTGTCGCCCACCGTGCAGATGGTGATCGCGGTGATCTGGCTGGGCGAAACGCTCGGGCCGGAGCGCGTCGCGGCGTTCGTGTGTGTGTGGTCGGCGGTGCTGATCTTCATCGGCGACGCGCTCTGGCAGGCGCGTCAGAAGCGCCGCGCCCGGCGCGGCGCCTCCGACCTCGTCGGGCCACTCACACCACGATTCGGTGGACTTCCGTCTGCAGTTCCCCACCGGTGACGTGGACCTGCCCCTGGGCGTCGATGTACACGTCAACCTCGCTCCGGACGCCGAAGTCGGGCAAATAAATGCCCGGCTCGATGCTGAAGCACGTGCGGGGGATGATGCGCCGGTCCTCGCGGGTTTCGAGCCCGTCGATGTGGGCGCCGTTCCCGTGGACCTCCTGCCCAATGTTGTGACCGGTGCGGTGCGTGTAGTTCGCGCCGTACCCGGCCTTCTCGATCACGTCGCGGGTCGCGTTGTCGATCTCCCAGCCCAGTAACGGCGTCCCGGCGGCAAACGCGTCCTTCGCCTTTTGAATGCCCGCATCCCGCGCCGCCGCGACCACCGCGAACACCTTCGCGTACTGCTCGGGTACGGTGTCCCCCACGTACACAACACGGGTGTAGTCCGCGTACACCGCCCGCGGGCGGTTCATCTTCGCCCACAGGTCGATCAGCACGAACGAACCCTTCTGGATGGGCGCGTCGGTGGCCGCCGCGGTGTCGAAGTGCGGGTCGCCGCTGTGCGGCCCCACGCCCACGATCGGCGGGCTGTAGGTCGTCATCCCGTTGTCGGCGAAGTGCTTCATGATCCGGGCCTGAACGGCCGTTTCCATCACCTTGCCGTGCGCGCGGATCTCGTCGGCGATGAACGCGAACGCAACGTCGTAGGCCGCGCGGCACAGCTTCGCCGCCTCGAAGTGCGATTTCTCCTGGTCCGCGTCCCACACCGCCTCGAACTGCTGGATCAGGTCGCCGGACGCGAGCACGTCAGCGCCGAACGAGCGCACGAGTTCGACGGTGCCGGCGTCGACACGGCTGATGTACGGGTTCGCGTTCCGCGGGCTGTACTCCATCGCCACCTTCTTCGCCCCGCCTACGAGCGCGCCGACGCCGGCTTCAAGTTCCTGCCACCGGCGGTAAATCGTTTTGTCGGCGCCGGGCAGGTGATCGAGCGCCGCGGGCTCGATCGCGTGAACCAGCTTCTTCGGTTCGCCGGTGGCGGGAACGAAATAGAACCACCGCCGCGAGAGCTTCTTCTCCGCGACACCGGCGACTCGCTGGGCGAGCACGTTGAGCCCGCGGAAATCGTACAGCAGCCAGCCATCGAACCCGGCTTCGCGGATCGCGGCCTGGACCGCAGACAAATCGAACATGATTAACGTCCTCACGCAACGGCCGAGGGCTCGCGCCCCCGGCGACGGGGTGGCACCTTCCGGACTGAGAGAGTGGGGGGTTGTCTTAGCCTCGAACGGGGCCGCTGTCTTCTCATCAGGTGGCGAGGTGTGATCCGACTGCAAATCGCGCACACCGATTGACCGCGAGAACGTGGCGGCATTCGGATAAGATGTGGCCGATCGCGACGGTGCCACTGCGCCACCGTCCCACCGTTCAGGAACGCCCGCCGTGACTCTTCCCACCGATACTTTCGCAGCAATCGCACAGTCCGCCGACCGTCGACAGACGTTCCGGCTCCTTGACCGGCTAATGGCACCCGAGCTGTCGAACGACGAGCGGCCCGACGTGGTCAACGCGCTTGTGGCGGTTTCTGATCCGCGGGCCGTTCCGATCCTGGAACGAATACTCACGGACCGCGCCCGCACAGCCACGGTGCGCGAGGCCGCGGGCTACGTCCTGCGGAACATGGAGTATCTCGACGTCGACTGGTCGGAAGACACCTTGAGGGGCTGGTGGAACTCTCCCGATGCCGTCCTTCACCGGCACGCGCTGCGATCGATGGGCGCGGCCGCTTGCCCGGACATCGTGCGTGCCGTTGCCCGGGACCCGGCCCACCCACTGCGAGCAACTGCCCTCGACCGAATGATCTTCTTCTTCGACGCCCCGGCCGACGTGGACATGAAAATCGAGGCTCTGGCCGCCTCGGCCCCGGAGGTGCGTGCGACCGCGGCGAAAATCCTGTTCTGGGACGAACCGGTCGCGGCCGAAACGGCACTGGTGACCGCGGCTGCGGACCCGGTCGAGCGTGTCGCCGTTGAAGCGCTCCTCACGTTGCAGTATTACCCCTCACGACATGTGATCCGCAGTCTACACGGCCGGCTCGACCACCCCACCGAGCCGATCCGTCACGCCGCCCGTGAGAGCTGGGACGAGATCCGACTCGGTTGTCTGCGGTACGTCTGCGACGACGGCCCGCGCGTGTCTGCCCGGGTCCGGCGTTGGCTCGCACCCGTCTGGGATCTCCTGTCATACACGGACGAAGAATTGGCCCCGCTCGCCTCGGAACCCTTCGCAGCGCAACTCGCGCGCGAAACTCAGCCACCAATTCCGTCCGATCTGGTCCGATTGCTCGCCGACCCGGACACGTCCCCAAAAATGTTGGAGGAAGTGCTCTGGGGAAAGGCATGGGCGATGTACCCGCCCAACGCCCGGCGCCAGGTGCGCCCGGTGATGCTGAACCATACCGATCCGCTGGTGCGCCAAAGGAGCATAGAGCCGCTCCGCGCGTGGGGCGACACGGACGGGTTACTGGCGCTGGCCGGCGACCCAGATTTTGGTGTGCGCAAATCAGCGATGTACGAACTCAGCCGGTTACCACCGGACCCACATATCGCAGCGCTCGCATGGGATCACCTGCACCAACCGCAGACGGTCGGTACCCACGCGACTGAAACACTCGCCACGTTCGTCGCTCATGCGGATCGGAACGAAGCGGTGCAGCGGTTACAGTCGATCGCCGCGGACCGAAACCGGCCGGAGAAACTGCGGGTGGCGGCGGTGGATCACCTCACGACGCTCCAAGCAACGGACGAAATCCGCCCGTTAACCAAGCTGTTGGCCGAACCACCGGCGGTAACGTGGGCGCTGCACATCGCAGCTCTCGGGGCGGCCACCGATCTCGCGCTGTCGGTGTCGTGCTCCCATCTGGACGACGTGGACAACCTGCACCTCCAAGTCGCGCTGGCGACGGCATACGGAGTGCCCGGTTGACACCTGTTCCCGCCTGCGGGAAACTGACATCAGGTTCGCCCCGACCTTATACCGTTCAACCGGAGTCGCTGATGTCTCGTCTGCTCGCCTGCTTGACCCTCGCGGTCGACGCCGGGCCACTGTCGGCGTGCCTCAACGATGTCGAGTTGCCCGCCCACGAGCGCGAGTTCCGGTCCCAGTACCGGAGTTCCAACCCGCCACCCGTCACACCTTCATCTGAGCCCGCGGACCGCCCCAGCACCAGCTTCGTGTTCGGAACTGGGGCCGCTTTGCTTGTGGCTGCGTGCGTCCTCGTGCTGACCAACCCCCGAACGCGGAGCTGATCCGTGGTCAGTCATTTGCGCCGAAGCCTTTGGACCGGAGGTGCGGCGGTCCTCGGGCTGTTCGCCGGTTGCGTGGGCGGAATGGCCTCACACGCGGGTCCGTATTACAAGCCCCCTGCGTCTCTGGCCGAACGCGCCCCGCTGCCACACCACGTTCCCCCCTTCGCCGGCGGGGCGGCGCTGCGGTTCGCAATGGTCCACGGTGTCATTCACGAGCGGTTCCCGCGACACGGTCGGGAGCACTACCGCTCGCGCGACTGGCACACCCGCCAGCGTCTCGCTGCACTGACCCCGGACGACCCGGCCACGTTCCCACTCGCCGACGACCTCGCGGTCGGGTTGGAACGACTCGGGCGACCGGACGAAGCGGTCGCGGTCGCACGCGACAAGCTCACCCGCCAGCAAGCCAGGGGACTCTCCGGACGCGACCTGTACACGTCATACGCCAACCTCGGCACGTTCCTGATCCACGCCAGCTTCGCGGATGCGGTGGCCGGTGTCCCGGCCGCACGACAACAGTTTTGCGAGGGGGTGGGATTGATCCGCAAATCGGTCGAGGTCAACCCGGAAGCCCACTTCGGGCGCGAGCGGTGGCAGATGGCGGTTGCCGAATTTCTTCTCGCCGCGATGTACGACCGCGAACTGCTGCGCACGTTCGACTGCCTCGGAAACCGGCTCGACCTCAGCATTGAGGAGTGTCTGAACCGGGAGGCGAACTGGACGCAAACCGGTTACGGGCGGGCGGTCGACGCGCAGTTCAGTCAGGGGAAGGCGGTGTACGGGATGCAGAGCTTCTTCGAGCCGGGTGTCGATCACGCCGATCCCGCCCGGTGGACCGAGTTGAGACGCATTCGCGAACACATTACGAAAGTCGGCGCAGAGAACGGATGGGATACGGTGCCGGTACCCTCACACCGCAAGCCCGTGCCCTTCGACGAACCGGTGCTCGGGATCATCGGGATGTGGCGACAGGGCGGCGGAGCCAACCCGCACTTCGCGCTCGCTCTCGGCGAAGTCATGCTGCGGGTGGGTCAGCGACACATTGCCTGGGCGGCTTATGAACGGGCGTCTCGACTGGCCGACCGTTACTGGCCCGATCCGTCCCTCCGGGGGTTCCTTCTCACCCACTGCCGGAAGCGACAGACCGATATCGAGCAGACGCTCATTCACATCCCACCTGCAAGCGCCACCCACCCGGCGTGGCAGAACGTTACCCCGCCGATACCGGCCGCCGAGGTAGCCCAACTGCGGACACGGTTCGAGGCGGAACTCGCGCACGGACAGGGCTACCAGCGGGCGTACCAGGAGTACGAGAACAAGCGGATCGCGAAAGGGGCATCGATCTTCGACGAGCACCTCTTCGACGAATTCCATGCGGGTCGTGAGCCGATCGCCTCTGCGGTTGGCCCAGAGGAGCAATTCGTGTGGGTGTCGCAGGGTAAGAGGCAGACGTATGTATTGAGCTGGGGATTGGCGGGGGGAACGTTTGGCGCCGGGTTGGCGGCCGTAGTGGTTGCCGGCCTCCTCCGCTGGCGTTCGGGCCGCAAACGTGTGGATTTCGGACCTACGAGCGGTTGATGAAATCCTGGCACTCACCGCATTGACCGTTATGCGAGTGTGTCATCGTTTAAGATTATGGGCTAGACAGCAAGAACTCGGAACGGCTTCAAATCACGCTCTGTTGAGCCACAGGCGAGCCGTCGGAAGTGGCGGGAAGTGTAGAAGTGTAAGCGGCAAAAAGCCGCGACCCCGGTGCATTTCTGCGCCGGGGTCGCGGGTATATCGTTGGCAAGTGGGTGCGTGTGTTCTGTGTGAGGCGGGGTGATATGTGGTCGGTGGTGCTCGAGCCACACGACCTGTGTGTCAGTATCCTTAGAAAGGAGGTGATCCAACCGCAGGTTCCCCTACGGTTACCTTGTTACGACTTAGTCCCAATCAAGAAGTCCGTCTTCGACACCGGTGAAGGTGGCTTCGGACGTCCCTCTCTTTCGTGGCTTGACGGGCGGTGTGTACAAGGCTCAGGAACACATTCACCGCGGTGTTGCTGACCCGCGATTACTAGCGATTCCGGCTTCACGCAGGCGAGTTGCAGCCTGCGATCTGAACTGGGGTGTAATTTCTGTGATTGGCTCCTCTTCGCAGAGTCGCTTCACTCTGTGTACACCATTGTAGCACGTGTGCAGCCCTGGACATAAAGGCCATGAGGACTTGACGTCATCCCCGCCTTCCTCCGGTTTGACACCGGCAGTCCCTCTAGAGTGCCCTTGTGGGTCGCAACTAAAGGTAAGGGTTTCGCTCGTTATGGGACTTAACCCGACATCTCACGACACGAGCTGACGACAGCCATGCAGCACCTGTGCTCGGTCCCCCCATTGCTGGGGTCCGTTCCCGTTTCCGGGTCCTACTGCCGAGCGCTTTCGCACATGTCAAGTCCAGGATAAGGTTCTTCGCGTAGCCTCGAATTAAGCCACATGCTCCACCGCTTGTGTGAGCCCCCGTCAATTTCTTTGAGTTTCAGCCTTGCGACCATACTCCCCAGGCGGGGTACTTAGCATTTTAACTTCGACAGTAAACCCATATCTGGTCTACTATCTAGTACCCATCGTTTAGGGCTAGGACTACCGGGGTATCTAATCCCGTTTGCTCCCCTAGCTTTCGCGCCTCAGCGTCAGAAGAGGTCCAGCACGTCGCTTTCGCCACCGGAGTTCCTGTAGATATCAACGCATTTCACCGCTCCACCTACAGTTCCACATGCCCCTACCTCCCTCCAGGCCGTCAGTATCTGAGGCCGTTCCGCGGTTGAGCCGCGGCATTTCACCCCAGACTTGATAGCCCGCCTACGCGCCCTTTAAGCCCAGTGATTCCGAACAACGTTCGCTCGGTTCGTCTTACCGCGGCTGCTGGCACGAACTTAGCCCGAGCTTATTTTTGGGATAGATCACACCTCTCGGCTTTTCTCCCCCACTAAAGCGCTTTACAACCCGAAGGCCTTCATCGCGCACGCGGCATCGCTCGGTCAGGGTTGCCCCCATTGCCGAAGATCCTCGACTGCAGCCACCCGTAGGTGTCTCGCCAGTGTCTCAGTGCGAGTGGCGCGGGTCGTGCTCTCACACCCGCTAGACATCTTCGCCTTGGTGGGCCGTTACCCCACCAACTAGCTAATATCACATGGGCCCCTCCGGGGGCGATGAATCTTTGCTCTCACGAGGTCATCCGGTATTACCCACCATCTCTGATGGCTATCCCGAACCCCCGGGTAGGTACCCATGCCTTACTGCCCCTTACGCCGGTTCCCCCTTGCGGGATTCCCCCGACTTGCATGCCTAATCCATGCCGCCAACGTTCGTTCTGAGCCAGAATCAAACCCTTCAAGTTAATTTTCGCACTGCCAGTCACCCGGCAGCGACTTGGTCGAGTTCAATCCGGCCGTTGTTCGGTGTCGACTTCAGTCTTGGACCGCATCACACCGCACGCACCCCACCTCGCGGCGGAGCTCGTTCGTTGTGATCCGATCCGAGATGGAGTTAACACCTACTCAACGGCGTTAACCCACCTCAAACAGATCTCACGCACCCACTTGTCAAAGATCAGCACTCGGCTCAACCGTTTGACCGGTCGAGCAAGCCACTCCTCATCAGAGTGTATTGGCGATCGGCCCTCTCGTCCAGAGGCGTCGATCGATTGTACAGTAGCCGGCGATACCTACTCTCGCGCTGGACGCACTACCATCGGCCTCAAACGTTTCACGGCCGTGTTCGGAATGGGAACGGGTGTTTCCGTTTGGGTATGGTCACCGGCATGGTTCGTGTCGGGTTACCCCGACGGTGTATCGGTACAACGTGGTGAAGCGTCAAGTCGCATGTGTTCGAGACACGGGCGGTGGAGTGGGGAGTGCGGCCAAGCGGTCGGCTGTTAGTACCGGTTAGCTGAGCGTGTTGCCACGCGTACACGTCCGGCCTATCGACCTCGTGGTCTACGAGGAGCCTTCGCTCGCGCGGGATACCTGATCTAGGGGGAAGTTTCACGCTTATATGCCTTCAGCGTTTATCCCGTCCACACGTGACTACCCAGCGGTGCGGCTAGCGCCACAACTGGAACATCAGCGGTGTGTCCCTCCCAGTCCTCTCGTACTAGGGAGAAAGCCCCGCAAGTATCCTCCGCCCACAGCAGATAGGGACCGACCTGTCTCACGACGGTCTAAACCCAGCTCACGTACCACTTTCATCGGCGAACAGCCGAACCCTTGGGAGCTTCTCCACCCCCAGGATGTGATGAGCCGACATCGAGGTGCCAAACCTCCTCGCCGCTATGAACGCTCAGAGGAGATAAGCCTGTTATCCCCGGAGTACCTTTTATCTGTTGAGCGATGGCCCTTCCATCCGGGACCACCGGATCACTAAGGCCGACTTTCGTCCCTGCTCGCCCCATCGGGCTCGCAGTCAAGCACCCTTATACCTTTACGCTCGATGCCCGATTGCCAACCGGGCTGAGGGTACCGTTGCACTCCTCCGTTACCGTTTAGGAGGAGATCGCCCCAATCAAACTGCCCACTTAGCACGGTCCCTGTCGTTCCACACGACGGGTTAGAATTCAAACACAGCAAGGGTGGTGTTTCATCGTTGGCTCCCGGCGCACCGAGATGCGCCGCTCATAGCCTCCCACCTACGCTACGCATGCTGGGTCTAAACCCAATACCAAGCTGCAGTTAAGGTTCACGGGGTCTTTCCGTCTAGCTGCGGGTATGTCGCATCTTCACGACAACTACAATTTCACCGAGTCGCTCGTGGAGACAGTGTTCCGGTCGTTACGCCATTCATGCAGGTCGGAACTTACCCGACAAGGAACTTCGCTACCTTAGGACCGTCATAGTTACGGCCGCCGTTTACTGGAGCTTCGGTTGCGAGCTTCGCCTTGCGGCTAACCCTCTCCCTTAACTTACCAGCACCGGGCAGGCGTCAGTCTGTATACCGCGGCTTACGCCTTCGCACAGACCTGTGTTTTTAGTAAACAGTCGCCAGAACCTTTTCACTGCGGCCCACTCGCGTGGGCAACCCTTTTCCCGAAGTTACGGGTTTAACTTGCAGAGTTCCTTCACGAGCGTTCTCTCGAGCGCCTTAGAATACTCATCTCGCCTACCTGTGTCGGTTTTAGTACGGTTTCTCGCGCGGTTTTCTCGGCCGGCCCTCAGCAGATATCGGGATCATAAGCGCCCTGAGGCAATCTAATTAGCCTACACTGCTTCGGACCGGCGTCCCGTGTTACGCGAGGAGCGCAGGAGTATTAACCTGCTCCCCATCGGCTACGCCTTTCGGCCTCGCCTTAGGCACCGGCTAACCCTGGGCGGATTTACCTTCCCCAGGAACCCTTAGGCTTACGGCGAACGGGATTCTCACCCGTTTTATCGTCTACTCATTCCGGCATAATCACTTGGGTGCGCTCCACGGATCGTTGCCCGTACCGCTTCGCCGCACACCCAACGCTCTCCTACCGTGCATCGCTGCACCCGCCGCTTCGGTGTCGTGCTTGAGTCCCGTTCATTATCGACGCAGGGCTCCTCGACCAGTCCGCTATTACGCGTTGTTTAAATGGTGGCTGCTTCTAAGCCAACATCCTGGCTGTCTCCGGAGCCCAACTTCCTTTCGCACTGAGCACGACTCTGGGACCTTAGCGGGCGATCTGGGCTGTTCCCCTCTCGACGATGAAGATTATCCCCCACCGTCTAGCTGCCCGGACTTGAACCGCGGTATTCGGAGTTTGGCTGCGACGGGTAGCCGGGTAGGCCCCCGTTCGCAATCAGTCGCTCTACCCCCACGGCCAACTATCCGAACGCTAACCCTAAAGTTATTTCGGAGAGAACGAGCTATCTCCACGTTTGATTAGACTTTCACTCCCCCACACAGCTCATCCCATCGGTTTTCAACCCAAATGAGTTCGGTCCTCCATGGGGTTGTACCCCCACTTCATCCTGGCCATGCGTAGGTCACGTGGTTTCGCGTCTACCGCACCCAACTTGACGCCCGTTTAAGACTCGCTTTCGCTTCGGCTCCGGACCAAAGGCCCTTAACCTCGCTGGTTACGGTAAGTCGCCGGATCATTATGCAAAAGGCACACCGTCACCCTGCTGACGCATAGGGCTCCGATCGCTTGTAGGCATGTGGTTTCAGGTTCAGTGTCCTCCCCTTGTCGGGGTTCTTCCCATCGTTCGCTCGCGCTACTCTACGCTATCGGTCACCAGGGAGTATTTAGCCTTGCGGGATGGACCCCGCCGCTTCGGACTCACTTTCACGTGTTGAGTCCTACTCAGGATACCACTCGGCCACTCGTCCAGTCGCTTACGGGACTTTCACCCCCTGCGGCGCGTCATTCCAGACGCTTCAGCTTGGACTCATGGATCCTAAACGTGGTCCTACAACCCCGGGGTGTTACCCCCGGTTTGGGCTGCTCCGCGTTCGCTCGCCGCTACTGACGGAATCGAGGTTTCTTTCTCCTCCTACAGGTACTGAGATGTTTCAGTTCCCTGCGTTCGCTCGGGTATTCCGGGATCAAAGTTCGTTTGACAACTCCCCCGGACTTTTCGCAGTCTTCCACGCCCTTTCGCCTCCTGGTGCCAAGACATCCCCCACACGCCCTTACTAGCTTGGCCGCACTGCCCAGACCACCGCACCCGCCGGCAAGCGGGTACCGTTCGTCGAGCATCACCACTAGTGTCACCCGTGGCACCGATATGTGCCACGGGTGACGATTATCTCAACCACTTCTAAGGCTCGTGTCTCGTCTTGTCACTGATCGCCGCCACCCGCAACCCGCCGGACCCGACCCCGCACCCGAAGGAGCGACGCCACACCCAGACGACCCGCAAGCGGCACCGACGAAGATGCAACTTAACTTGCTTCACCACGTTGTCAAAGACCGTCTCGGCAGGAGGTCACACCACCTGCCACTGGCCGTCTTACCGGCTTGTTGAGCCCCGTCCGCCGCTCTCGCGAGCCGCTTCCGGAACCCTAGTGATTCGGCCGCCCTGTCGAGCGATCCGAACCAACTTTTCGCGTCGCAACTCGTTACCCGCGTTGCGTTTGCGTCACT belongs to Gemmata obscuriglobus and includes:
- the rarD gene encoding EamA family transporter RarD; amino-acid sequence: MNDESGAQFRSGLMFGLVAYLWWGLVPLYFAALAAFGVPAWEILAHRIAWSLPIMALLTLALAGWKDVVRVLRSRALVSTLLLSACLLALNWLIYIYATVTNRVVEASLGYYMMPLVNAALAPIFLKEKLRPAQFPALVLVALGVAIPFAWNGNFTWIAVALPITFGAYGLVRKKVAVESMTGLTVETILMLPPSLGFLLYLSATGQNHMTPTDWRLNALIAFSGIVTVVPLLTYTLSLRRLPLLAVSFIQFLSPTVQMVIAVIWLGETLGPERVAAFVCVWSAVLIFIGDALWQARQKRRARRGASDLVGPLTPRFGGLPSAVPHR
- a CDS encoding aromatic ring-hydroxylating oxygenase subunit alpha, whose product is MPNGTLQDLLTAFDPERPLERAGTIPNTWYTAPEIYALERDAVFARTWQMVGRADQVANPGQYLTADIAGEPVLVVRNESGDLKAFFNVCRHRAARLCTDECGTVTKLRCRYHGWTYDLSGALRGVPEFDGVQDFRREDNGLPPVAVAVWGPFVWVHLTPPREPVDAYLGPLVSWAAGAALGDLKWHARRSYDLRCNWKVYVDNYLDGGYHVNTVHPALAGTLDYTNYRTTCDGNAVLQSSPTKPAEGDAGQTRTGDAAYWWLYPNFMLNAYAGVMDTNLVLPLGPDRCRVVFDFYFADSLDHDFRRKSVEVAEQVQQEDIGVCEEVQRNLHSRSFSTGRFSVKRENGGHHFHAKLGRVLRGFAG
- a CDS encoding M24 family metallopeptidase, with the translated sequence MFDLSAVQAAIREAGFDGWLLYDFRGLNVLAQRVAGVAEKKLSRRWFYFVPATGEPKKLVHAIEPAALDHLPGADKTIYRRWQELEAGVGALVGGAKKVAMEYSPRNANPYISRVDAGTVELVRSFGADVLASGDLIQQFEAVWDADQEKSHFEAAKLCRAAYDVAFAFIADEIRAHGKVMETAVQARIMKHFADNGMTTYSPPIVGVGPHSGDPHFDTAAATDAPIQKGSFVLIDLWAKMNRPRAVYADYTRVVYVGDTVPEQYAKVFAVVAAARDAGIQKAKDAFAAGTPLLGWEIDNATRDVIEKAGYGANYTHRTGHNIGQEVHGNGAHIDGLETREDRRIIPRTCFSIEPGIYLPDFGVRSEVDVYIDAQGQVHVTGGELQTEVHRIVV